The following are from one region of the Klebsiella aerogenes genome:
- the nadD gene encoding nicotinate-nucleotide adenylyltransferase, with the protein MGDMTQLQAMYGGTFDPVHYGHLKPVEILANQIGLSRVIIVPNNVPPHRPQPEATSAQRVHMLELAIADKPLFVLDERELQRDTPSWTAQTLQEWRQEQGPDQPLAFIIGQDSLLTFPTWHNYATILDNAHLIVCRRPGYPLAMKREDDQRWLDKHLTHDVEQLHQRPAGVIYLAETPWFDISATLIRQRLQQGISCADMLPAAVLDYIQQQKLYC; encoded by the coding sequence ATGGGTGATATGACTCAGTTGCAGGCGATGTACGGCGGCACCTTCGATCCGGTGCATTACGGCCACCTCAAGCCAGTTGAAATCCTGGCCAACCAAATCGGCCTCAGCCGGGTCATTATTGTGCCCAATAACGTGCCGCCGCACCGTCCGCAGCCGGAAGCCACCAGCGCTCAGCGCGTACATATGCTGGAGCTGGCCATTGCCGATAAACCGCTGTTCGTGCTCGACGAGCGCGAGCTGCAGCGCGATACCCCATCCTGGACCGCACAAACGTTACAAGAGTGGCGCCAGGAGCAAGGTCCGGATCAACCGCTGGCGTTTATTATCGGCCAGGATTCACTGTTGACCTTTCCTACCTGGCATAACTACGCCACTATTCTCGATAACGCCCATCTGATCGTCTGCCGCCGCCCGGGTTATCCGTTGGCGATGAAGCGCGAAGACGATCAGCGCTGGCTCGATAAACACCTGACCCACGACGTCGAGCAGTTGCACCAGCGCCCTGCCGGGGTGATTTACCTGGCGGAAACGCCGTGGTTTGATATCTCCGCCACCCTGATTCGCCAACGTCTGCAACAGGGCATCTCCTGTGCCGACATGCTGCCGGCGGCGGTACTCGACTACATTCAGCAGCAGAAGCTCTATTGCTGA
- a CDS encoding adenosylcobalamin/alpha-ribazole phosphatase — protein sequence MKLWLVRHGETQANVAGLYSGHAPTPLTERGIQQARTLGDCLQAVPFDCVLCSELARTQHTANVLLAERQIPRQIIPALNEMFFGDWEMRHHRDLQKEDPENYAAWCNDWQHAVPTNGEGFQAFAQRISTFAATLPQYQQWDNLLIVGHQGVLSLLTALLLHMPAAAMWHFPIAHGGWSLIELRDDFATLRVLNSQAKWRVE from the coding sequence ATGAAATTATGGCTGGTTCGCCACGGCGAAACGCAAGCTAACGTCGCCGGGCTATATAGCGGTCATGCCCCTACCCCCCTCACCGAACGCGGCATCCAACAGGCTCGTACGCTGGGCGATTGTCTACAGGCGGTGCCTTTCGACTGCGTGTTATGCAGCGAACTGGCGCGAACCCAGCACACCGCCAACGTGTTGCTCGCCGAACGGCAGATCCCGCGGCAAATTATTCCGGCGTTGAATGAGATGTTTTTTGGCGATTGGGAAATGCGCCATCACCGCGATCTGCAAAAAGAGGATCCTGAAAACTACGCCGCCTGGTGCAACGACTGGCAACACGCCGTGCCGACCAACGGCGAGGGCTTCCAGGCATTCGCGCAACGTATCTCGACCTTTGCCGCAACCCTGCCGCAATACCAGCAGTGGGATAATCTGCTGATCGTCGGTCATCAGGGGGTATTAAGCCTGTTAACCGCACTGCTATTACACATGCCGGCAGCGGCGATGTGGCATTTTCCGATCGCCCACGGCGGCTGGAGTCTTATCGAACTGCGCGATGATTTCGCGACCTTGAGAGTATTAAATAGCCAGGCAAAATGGCGCGTGGAATAA